In the genome of Paenibacillus sp. FSL R5-0766, one region contains:
- a CDS encoding glycosyltransferase family 2 protein → MLDAIFVTMQVILALLAVYQFTFSLFGLIKKKKKKHYPATKSFAVLVAAHNEEQVIGALMENLKQLDYPKDLYDVFVICDNCTDGTAQIVREHGLNACVRTNADLRGKGYAIEWMLKYLWKLPRQYDAVVMFDADNLVDRNFLLEMNDDLNNGSRVIQGYIDTKNPEDSWITAAYGVSYWYINRLWQLSRHNLNMANFLGGTGMCFETNLLKEIGWGATSLVEDLEFTMRSVQRNVYPVFNYDAKVFDEKPLTFKASARQRLRWMQGHFTVARRYFFPLLWQSIKERSLVKFDLAIYGANVYVVLLTFLMTAVMWVDMAIFSGPHIANIYGYFPLWVGFVAIGLNILTFLLSMALEKVTFAKVYLYLILFPIYLLSWYPITFYAFFTQNNKQWSHTQHTRVVRLDEVQSKQG, encoded by the coding sequence ATGTTGGACGCTATATTCGTCACGATGCAGGTCATTCTGGCACTGCTAGCCGTGTACCAATTCACGTTTTCGCTGTTCGGTCTGATTAAGAAAAAGAAAAAGAAACATTATCCGGCGACAAAATCATTCGCTGTACTCGTCGCAGCACACAATGAGGAACAAGTCATTGGTGCCTTGATGGAGAACTTGAAACAACTTGATTATCCGAAAGATCTGTACGATGTGTTTGTCATCTGTGACAACTGTACGGATGGAACGGCTCAAATTGTCAGAGAGCATGGATTAAACGCATGTGTACGTACCAACGCCGATCTGAGAGGTAAAGGGTATGCCATCGAATGGATGCTTAAGTACCTGTGGAAATTGCCACGTCAGTATGACGCAGTTGTTATGTTTGACGCGGATAACCTGGTTGACCGTAACTTCTTGCTTGAGATGAATGATGACTTGAACAATGGTTCACGTGTTATCCAAGGATACATTGATACAAAAAATCCGGAGGATTCCTGGATTACTGCAGCTTACGGAGTATCTTACTGGTACATCAACCGTCTGTGGCAGTTGTCTCGTCATAACTTGAATATGGCGAATTTCCTCGGAGGAACCGGAATGTGCTTTGAGACCAACCTGTTGAAGGAAATTGGCTGGGGTGCAACAAGTCTGGTTGAGGATCTGGAGTTTACGATGCGCAGTGTGCAACGTAATGTGTATCCTGTTTTCAACTATGACGCCAAAGTATTTGATGAGAAGCCATTAACATTCAAAGCTTCAGCGAGACAACGTCTGCGCTGGATGCAAGGTCACTTTACAGTTGCGCGTAGATACTTCTTCCCGCTGCTCTGGCAGTCCATTAAGGAAAGAAGCCTGGTGAAATTTGACCTTGCTATCTATGGAGCCAATGTCTATGTGGTGTTGCTTACGTTCCTGATGACGGCTGTGATGTGGGTAGACATGGCTATATTCAGTGGTCCGCACATTGCTAATATTTATGGATACTTCCCGTTATGGGTTGGGTTCGTGGCTATTGGTTTGAACATTCTGACGTTCCTGTTGTCCATGGCGCTGGAGAAAGTTACCTTTGCCAAAGTTTATCTATATCTGATTTTGTTCCCGATTTACCTGCTGTCTTGGTACCCGATTACGTTCTACGCTTTCTTTACGCAGAACAACAAACAGTGGAGCCACACTCAACATACACGTGTTGTACGGTTGGATGAGGTGCAAAGCAAACAAGGGTAA
- the infC gene encoding translation initiation factor IF-3, protein MINDEIRAKEVRLVGAEGEQIGITPIREALQMAIDLNLDLVNVAPQAKPPVCRIMDYGKFRYEQQKKDKEARKNQKIVDIKEVWFRSNIEEHDYQTKLRNVVKFLNEGDKVKCSVRYRGREIAHAAIGQRILERVKVEVAELCTVERQPKLEGRSMIMILAPKA, encoded by the coding sequence ATGATTAATGATGAGATTCGGGCGAAGGAAGTACGCCTTGTCGGAGCTGAAGGAGAACAAATTGGGATTACGCCCATTCGCGAAGCACTGCAAATGGCGATTGACCTGAATTTGGATCTGGTCAATGTGGCACCACAGGCTAAACCGCCGGTGTGTCGTATTATGGACTATGGCAAATTCCGCTATGAGCAACAAAAGAAAGATAAAGAAGCCCGTAAGAACCAGAAAATTGTTGATATTAAAGAAGTATGGTTCCGTTCCAATATTGAGGAGCACGATTATCAAACGAAGCTTCGTAATGTAGTTAAGTTTTTGAACGAAGGCGACAAAGTGAAATGTTCTGTTCGTTATCGCGGACGTGAAATTGCACATGCCGCGATTGGTCAACGGATTTTGGAGCGCGTTAAGGTAGAAGTTGCAGAACTTTGTACTGTTGAACGTCAACCGAAATTGGAAGGCCGCAGTATGATCATGATCTTGGCTCCTAAAGCCTGA
- the rpmI gene encoding 50S ribosomal protein L35 → MPKMKTHSSLKGRFKITGSGKVLRYKAHKNHLLSHKSKRAKRVLNGNPVMAAGDVRRLKQGLANLKG, encoded by the coding sequence ATGCCTAAAATGAAAACACACAGCAGTTTGAAAGGACGCTTCAAAATTACCGGTTCCGGTAAGGTCCTTCGTTACAAAGCTCACAAAAACCACTTGCTTTCCCACAAATCCAAACGTGCTAAGCGCGTTCTGAACGGTAACCCAGTTATGGCTGCCGGGGATGTTAGACGTTTGAAACAAGGCTTGGCTAACTTGAAAGGCTAA
- the rplT gene encoding 50S ribosomal protein L20, translated as MARVKGGFVVRRRHKKVLKLARGYFGSKHRIFKTANEQVMKSLVYAYRDRRNTKRNFRRLWIVRINAAARMNGLSYNKLIHGLKLAGVDMNRKMLADLAVNDINAFNSLATVAKGKINA; from the coding sequence ATGGCAAGAGTAAAAGGCGGTTTTGTAGTACGTCGTCGTCATAAAAAGGTTTTGAAACTGGCAAGAGGTTATTTCGGTTCCAAACACCGTATTTTTAAAACAGCTAACGAGCAAGTAATGAAATCCCTGGTATACGCATACCGTGACCGTCGCAACACGAAACGTAACTTCCGCAGACTGTGGATCGTTCGTATCAATGCTGCAGCACGTATGAATGGTTTGTCTTACAACAAACTGATCCATGGTTTGAAACTTGCTGGAGTAGACATGAACCGCAAAATGTTGGCTGATCTGGCCGTTAACGACATCAATGCGTTCAACTCTTTGGCTACTGTAGCTAAAGGCAAAATCAACGCTTAA
- a CDS encoding BMP family ABC transporter substrate-binding protein produces MKKMLSLSLVMLLAVSVMLAGCGSKPKEETNAGGDTGGTSTEAKSDLKIGMVTDVGGVNDKSFNQSAWEALQATETETGTAVKYLQSKSDEEYIPNLNEFVKGGYDLTWGIGYQLEKAIKAVADQNPDSKLAIIDSVVDAPNVKSVTFAEEEGSFLVGVVAGLTTKTNKIGFVGGAESTLIKKFEVGFREGVKAVNPNAQFIPNYTGAFDKPDLGKAAAATMYNQGVDIIFHASGATGNGVFNEAIARKKQGQEVWVIGVDKDQSLEFGDEVTLTSMIKKVDEAVKRVNKEVIDGTFKGGSETLTLKDNGVGIADTSKANVSAETLAKVEEYKEKIINGEIKVPTE; encoded by the coding sequence ATGAAAAAGATGCTCAGCTTGTCTTTGGTAATGTTGCTGGCGGTATCGGTTATGCTCGCAGGTTGCGGTAGCAAACCGAAAGAAGAAACAAATGCCGGAGGAGATACAGGTGGCACATCCACTGAAGCGAAATCCGACCTCAAAATCGGTATGGTTACTGACGTAGGTGGAGTTAATGACAAATCCTTTAACCAATCCGCTTGGGAAGCTCTGCAAGCGACTGAAACAGAAACAGGTACTGCTGTTAAATATCTGCAAAGTAAATCCGATGAAGAGTACATTCCTAACCTGAACGAATTCGTTAAAGGCGGATATGATCTGACTTGGGGTATCGGTTATCAATTGGAGAAAGCTATCAAAGCAGTAGCTGATCAGAATCCAGACTCTAAGCTTGCGATTATTGACAGTGTAGTTGATGCTCCAAATGTTAAGTCCGTAACTTTTGCTGAAGAAGAGGGTTCCTTCCTCGTAGGTGTAGTTGCAGGATTGACTACAAAAACGAACAAAATTGGTTTTGTAGGTGGAGCTGAAAGTACTCTCATCAAGAAATTTGAAGTAGGTTTCAGAGAAGGCGTTAAGGCAGTTAATCCGAATGCTCAATTTATTCCAAACTACACAGGTGCTTTTGATAAGCCTGACCTGGGTAAAGCAGCAGCTGCTACAATGTACAACCAAGGTGTAGACATTATCTTCCACGCTTCCGGTGCTACAGGTAACGGTGTATTCAACGAAGCAATCGCTCGTAAGAAACAAGGTCAAGAAGTATGGGTTATCGGTGTGGACAAAGACCAATCTCTTGAGTTTGGTGATGAAGTAACATTGACTTCCATGATCAAAAAAGTTGACGAAGCGGTTAAACGCGTTAACAAAGAAGTAATCGATGGAACATTCAAAGGTGGATCTGAGACTTTGACCTTGAAGGACAACGGTGTGGGTATTGCCGATACTTCTAAAGCTAATGTATCTGCTGAGACACTCGCTAAAGTAGAAGAGTACAAAGAAAAAATCATCAACGGCGAAATCAAAGTTCCTACGGAGTAA
- a CDS encoding ABC transporter ATP-binding protein, protein MGATTPVVELKQITKRFPGIVANDAISLQLRKGEIHALLGENGAGKSTLMNIVFGLYQPDEGSIEVNGKPVIIDSPNRAIDLGIGMVHQHFKLVQPFTVTENIILGSEPTKGLNINYKKAAAEVQRLSEQYGLKVNPHAKIHDISVGMQQRVEIVKTLYRGADILIFDEPTAVLTPQEIKELMIIMKKLVAEGKSIILITHKLKEIMEISDTVTIIRRGKVIDSVKTSETNPNELAEKMVGRNVTFKVDKKTATPGANVLEVSKLTAKNKEGISVLNQLNLNVRAGEIVGIAGVDGNGQSELIEALTGLRKVESGSILLEGKELSNHSPRHISESGVAHIPEDRHKHGLVLDFSVSENIVLESYYKAPYTRKGFLNFDAIKQQAKRLVEAFDVRTPSIETKARSLSGGNQQKAIIAREVDKNPELLIAAQPTRGLDVGAIEFVQKQLIAQRDQGKAVLLISFELDEIINVSDRIAVIYEGQIVGEVLPEETNDRELGLMMAGSTQKRGTAHE, encoded by the coding sequence ATGGGTGCAACAACCCCCGTCGTTGAGTTAAAACAAATTACGAAGCGTTTCCCAGGCATTGTTGCCAACGACGCCATCAGCCTTCAGCTTCGTAAAGGCGAGATCCATGCGCTACTGGGTGAAAACGGCGCTGGTAAGTCAACGTTGATGAATATTGTATTTGGTCTCTATCAGCCAGATGAAGGTTCCATTGAAGTGAATGGTAAGCCTGTCATCATCGACAGCCCTAACCGAGCGATCGATCTTGGCATAGGCATGGTGCATCAGCATTTTAAACTTGTACAGCCATTCACGGTAACAGAGAACATTATTTTGGGATCTGAACCAACGAAGGGTCTCAATATTAACTATAAAAAAGCAGCCGCTGAAGTTCAGCGTCTTTCCGAACAGTATGGACTGAAGGTGAATCCTCATGCCAAAATTCATGATATATCTGTCGGAATGCAGCAACGTGTAGAGATTGTTAAAACGTTGTATCGCGGTGCAGACATTCTGATTTTTGACGAGCCTACAGCCGTATTGACTCCTCAAGAGATCAAAGAACTGATGATCATCATGAAGAAGCTTGTAGCTGAAGGAAAGTCCATTATTTTGATCACACACAAACTGAAAGAAATCATGGAAATCTCCGATACGGTAACGATTATCCGTCGGGGTAAAGTGATTGATTCGGTCAAAACTTCGGAAACGAATCCGAATGAGCTGGCAGAGAAAATGGTGGGGCGGAATGTCACATTCAAAGTGGACAAAAAAACGGCTACACCTGGAGCCAATGTGCTCGAAGTCAGTAAATTAACGGCCAAGAATAAAGAAGGTATTTCGGTTCTGAACCAACTTAACCTGAACGTACGTGCAGGAGAGATTGTCGGAATCGCAGGCGTGGATGGTAATGGTCAAAGTGAACTGATCGAAGCTCTTACCGGACTTCGTAAAGTAGAGAGCGGTTCGATTCTTTTGGAGGGCAAGGAGCTGTCCAATCATTCTCCGCGCCATATCTCGGAATCGGGTGTAGCACACATTCCGGAAGATCGACATAAACACGGCCTTGTACTTGATTTTTCAGTGAGTGAAAATATCGTTCTGGAATCGTATTATAAAGCACCATACACCCGTAAAGGGTTCCTTAACTTCGATGCCATCAAACAGCAGGCGAAGCGGCTTGTTGAGGCATTTGACGTGCGTACACCAAGCATTGAGACCAAAGCTCGGTCCTTGTCCGGAGGAAACCAGCAAAAGGCCATTATCGCCCGTGAGGTAGATAAAAACCCTGAACTGCTTATCGCTGCGCAACCAACGCGTGGTTTGGATGTAGGGGCTATTGAGTTCGTTCAAAAGCAACTGATTGCACAGCGCGATCAAGGAAAGGCTGTTCTGCTGATTTCATTTGAGCTTGATGAGATTATCAATGTATCTGACCGAATTGCAGTTATTTATGAAGGACAGATCGTTGGCGAGGTGCTGCCGGAAGAAACCAATGATAGGGAGCTCGGCTTGATGATGGCGGGCAGCACCCAAAAGAGAGGTACTGCGCATGAATAA
- a CDS encoding ABC transporter permease — MNNVLKWFTRDSFILPVVAIIMGLILGGVVMLIGGYNPIEAYGALFTKVFGDMYNFGEAVREMTPLIMTGLAFAFASRAGLFNIGGEGQFLVGMTAATFVGVKFAGLPIYLHAPLALIAGALFGGLWAAIAGYLKAARGVNEVISSIMLNWIGLYLANLIVRQFLLLPGENRSADISETASISLTWLSELMGNSRVHLGTLIALVIAVLFYIYMWKTKQGYEIRAVGLNPNAAEYAGMHVNRNIVKAMFISGMLAGLGGAFQVLGVFQYQTLMTGSPGTGFDGIAVALIGLNHPFGVLLGAVLFGTLTYGSAGMSFAADVPPEIIRIVIGSIIFFIAAQGIVRWILKPFYSKRKKEKVL; from the coding sequence ATGAATAACGTATTGAAATGGTTTACCCGAGATTCATTTATATTGCCTGTAGTAGCTATTATTATGGGTCTTATTCTCGGTGGAGTTGTCATGCTGATTGGTGGCTACAATCCAATTGAAGCCTATGGTGCATTGTTCACCAAGGTATTTGGCGACATGTACAACTTTGGTGAAGCAGTACGGGAAATGACACCATTAATTATGACTGGACTTGCATTTGCATTTGCATCACGTGCAGGGTTGTTTAACATCGGGGGAGAAGGTCAATTTCTCGTCGGTATGACCGCTGCAACATTTGTTGGTGTTAAATTTGCAGGTTTGCCGATCTACCTTCATGCGCCACTGGCTTTGATTGCGGGTGCATTGTTTGGTGGTCTGTGGGCCGCTATTGCTGGTTATCTAAAGGCGGCACGTGGGGTCAATGAAGTTATCAGTAGTATCATGTTGAATTGGATTGGTCTGTACTTGGCAAATCTGATCGTTCGTCAATTTCTCTTACTTCCAGGTGAGAATCGTTCGGCAGACATTAGTGAGACAGCTTCTATAAGCTTGACTTGGCTTTCTGAGTTAATGGGGAACTCACGTGTACATCTTGGGACATTAATCGCTTTAGTTATAGCGGTGCTCTTTTACATTTACATGTGGAAGACAAAACAAGGATACGAAATTCGAGCTGTCGGTCTTAATCCTAACGCGGCTGAATATGCGGGTATGCATGTGAATCGTAATATTGTAAAAGCTATGTTTATTAGTGGTATGCTTGCAGGACTTGGTGGAGCCTTTCAGGTATTGGGGGTATTCCAGTATCAAACATTGATGACAGGTTCACCAGGAACCGGGTTTGATGGTATTGCCGTAGCTCTCATCGGTCTAAATCATCCATTCGGCGTTCTTTTAGGAGCAGTTTTGTTTGGTACCCTCACGTATGGATCTGCAGGAATGAGTTTTGCTGCGGATGTTCCGCCTGAGATTATTCGGATTGTGATCGGTTCGATTATCTTCTTCATTGCGGCACAAGGCATCGTGCGCTGGATACTCAAACCGTTCTATTCGAAGCGTAAGAAAGAGAAGGTGTTGTAG
- a CDS encoding ABC transporter permease — translation MDLLTIGQIINTTLVFATALIFASLGGIFSEKSGVTNLGLEGFMVFGAFAAGIGAHYAQEAGMGGTTSAWMGVVLAIILGVLVSLIHAVASITFKADQIISGIVINFLAAGSTLYLVKLLFEGAGDSPLVQGFNKFNVPFLENIPLLGEAFFKNVYPTTYLAILFVFLTYFILFKTPFGLRLRSVGEHPSAADTVGVKVLRYRYIGVMISGALAAIGGAAITLTTTGTFSHNTVSGQGYIAIAAMIFGKWNPIGAFGAAVFFGFSQAIRNYVQMFEWTQSIPQEIIYMLPYMLTLIVLVAAVGRSSAPSALGEAYDPGKR, via the coding sequence ATGGACTTGTTGACAATTGGGCAAATTATCAATACGACGCTTGTCTTTGCTACGGCATTGATTTTTGCATCACTCGGCGGAATTTTTTCGGAAAAATCAGGTGTGACAAATCTTGGACTTGAAGGGTTCATGGTCTTTGGAGCCTTTGCTGCTGGAATAGGAGCGCATTATGCGCAAGAAGCGGGCATGGGTGGAACAACATCAGCTTGGATGGGTGTTGTGCTAGCGATTATATTGGGCGTACTGGTATCACTCATCCATGCTGTTGCGTCAATTACATTTAAAGCAGATCAGATTATAAGTGGTATCGTGATTAACTTTTTGGCAGCGGGAAGTACGCTTTACTTAGTTAAGTTACTGTTTGAAGGGGCAGGAGATTCTCCTTTGGTACAAGGATTTAATAAGTTTAATGTACCGTTCTTGGAGAATATACCTTTATTAGGGGAGGCCTTCTTCAAAAATGTATATCCAACAACATATCTTGCGATCCTTTTTGTGTTTCTGACATATTTTATTTTGTTCAAAACACCATTTGGTCTTCGTCTTCGTTCAGTGGGTGAACACCCAAGTGCAGCAGATACAGTTGGCGTCAAAGTCCTTCGTTATCGTTATATTGGAGTTATGATCAGTGGTGCGCTTGCGGCCATTGGTGGAGCTGCGATTACATTGACAACCACGGGTACATTTTCACACAATACGGTTTCCGGCCAAGGTTATATTGCCATTGCAGCAATGATTTTTGGTAAATGGAATCCAATCGGTGCATTCGGTGCAGCTGTATTTTTCGGTTTCTCACAAGCGATTAGAAACTATGTACAGATGTTTGAATGGACCCAAAGTATTCCCCAGGAAATTATCTATATGCTGCCCTATATGTTAACACTTATCGTTCTTGTAGCAGCTGTAGGACGTTCTTCGGCCCCGTCTGCACTTGGCGAAGCTTATGATCCAGGTAAAAGGTAG
- a CDS encoding GNAT family N-acetyltransferase, translating into MVIRQRTSRLDDGAIMKLIDTQLVPLSHMSEKEINKIRKEIPLRMNRGMTFVVSPEPDKAAVAFIHFLMHGELLYVDMMAVSPKEQRKRYGQTLLLKAESFAASRGCRRSKVMVDEGNTKGLQFYQKNGYSAIRYIMISRCYELEKTL; encoded by the coding sequence ATGGTGATTCGGCAACGCACATCCAGGCTGGATGATGGCGCCATCATGAAGCTGATTGACACTCAACTTGTTCCTTTATCCCATATGAGCGAAAAGGAAATCAATAAAATCCGCAAAGAAATACCCCTGCGAATGAACAGGGGCATGACCTTTGTTGTCTCGCCGGAGCCAGACAAAGCTGCTGTGGCATTCATCCATTTTCTCATGCATGGGGAATTGCTCTATGTCGATATGATGGCCGTTAGTCCGAAAGAACAACGCAAACGTTATGGGCAAACTTTGTTGCTCAAAGCAGAGAGCTTTGCGGCATCCCGGGGTTGTCGAAGGTCTAAAGTTATGGTAGATGAAGGCAATACCAAAGGGCTTCAGTTTTATCAAAAAAATGGATACAGCGCGATTCGATACATCATGATAAGCCGCTGCTACGAATTGGAAAAAACATTATAG